One Triplophysa rosa linkage group LG21, Trosa_1v2, whole genome shotgun sequence DNA segment encodes these proteins:
- the LOC130545014 gene encoding cell migration-inducing and hyaluronan-binding protein-like, whose protein sequence is MIIKVFAACVVLVSGLLGVTCLKCTTHWFDRDDPSGKGDYENLSDLLKEYPGLICPNPTGIEVQTVSGQPASQTGDIFQVNDATGGFACVNADQNGKQCADYRVRFTCPEMFCSVCRTSWLDRDDPSGRGDDETLSDIHVTYPGKVCSQPIAIEVTTISGTPALQTGNIFHVYDPLQGFACVNEQQTGSSCQDYMVRFTCPQIFCK, encoded by the exons ATGATCATCAAAGTATTTGCAGCCTGTGTGGTGCTTGTAAGTGGTCTTCTGGGTGTCACCTGTTTAA AATGTACCACCCATTGGTTTGATCG tgATGACCCCAGTGGGAAAGGAGACTATGAGAATTTGTCTGATCTTCTCAAAGAGTATCCTGGGTTAATATGTCCTAATCCAACTGGAATTGAGGTTCAGACCGTCTCCGGCCAACCAGCCTCCCAAACTGGAGACATCTTCCAAGT AAATGATGCCACTGGTGGGTTTGCATGTGTAAATGCAGACCAAAATGGAAAGCAGTGTGCTGACTATAGAGTGCGCTTCACTTGCCCAGAGATGTTTTGCTCAG TTTGCAGGACATCTTGGTTGGATCGAGATGACCCCTCAGGCAGAGGAGACGATGAGACACTGTCGGATATTCATGTGACATATCCAGGGAAAGTTTGCTCTCAGCCCATTGCTATTGAGGTTACAACCATTAGTGGGACCCCAGCACTGCAGACCGGAAACATTTTTCATGT GTACGATCCGTTACAAGGCTTTGCCTGTGTGAATGAGCAACAGACAGGCAGTTCCTGTCAGGACTACATGGTCCGCTTCACATGTCCTCAGATATTTTGCAAGTAA
- the LOC130544999 gene encoding uncharacterized protein LOC130544999 — translation MITKIFASWFFLASSAFIPVSTEKCTTRWFDRDNPGGMGDYELLSDLLISYPGFICPNPIGIEAQTVSGASVSNVFQVYSATQGFACVNAAQAGGVCADYKVRFICPEAFCSSCRTPWIDRDNPGGVGDFETLNHIQMEYPLLVCPQPIAIEVTTLSGTQVQQTASIFEVFDPLQGFACVNGNLSCLDYRVRFTCPRNFCLPKCITQWFDRDDPSGKGDYEYLSDLLNEYPGLICPNPIGIEVQTISGQPAFQTGNIFQAYNPTSGFACVNAAQAGGVCADYKVRFICPEAFCSSCRTPWIDRDNPGGVGDFETLNHIQMEYPLLVCPQPIAIEVTTLSGTQVQQTASIFEVFDPLQGFACVNGNLSCLDYRVRFTCPQNFCLPKCITQWFDRDDPSGEGDYEYLSDLLNEYPGLICPNPIGIEVQNISGQPAFQTGNIFQAYNPTSGFACVNANQGGGQCADYRVRFLCPDTFCSTCRKPWIDRDNPGGVGDYETLAHILVETPQLACPQPIAIEVATIIGTPTLPTENNFEIYDPLQGFGCRNTQQTGGDCQDYKVRFTCPVSFC, via the exons ATGATCACCAAG ATATTTGCAAGCTGGTTCTTTCTTGCTTCAA GTGCCTTTATACCAGTGTCCACTGAGA AATGTACGACCCGGTGGTTCGACCGTGATAATCCAGGTGGAATGGGAGACTATGAGCTTTTGTCTGACCTGCTCATTTCATACCCCGGGTTTATATGTCCTAATCCAATCGGCATTGAGGCTCAGACCGTTTCTGGCGCTTCAGTATCAAACGTATTTCAAGT ATATTCCGCCACCCAGGGGTTTGCTTGTGTAAATGCAGCACAAGCTGGAGGGGTTTGTGCTGACTATAAAGTGCGCTTTATCTGCCCAGAAGCGTTTTGCTCAA GTTGTAGGACACCCTGGATAGATCGAGATAACCCTGGAGGCGTTGGAGACTTCGAGACCCTCAATCATATTCAGATGGAATACCCGCTACTGGTCTGCCCTCAACCCATTGCAATTGAGGTCACAACCCTTAGTGGGACCCAAGTACAGCAGACTGCAAGCATTTTTGAAGT ATTTGACCCACTACAGGGCTTTGCCTGTGTTAACGGGAATCTGTCATGTCTGGACTACAGGGTCCGTTTTACATGTCCACGGAATTTTTGCCTCCCAA AGTGTATAACTCAGTGGTTTGATCGTGATGACCCCAGTGGGAAAGGAGACTACGAGTACTTGTCTGATCTTCTCAATGAGTATCCTGGGTTAATATGTCCTAATCCAATCGGAATAGAGGTTCAGACCATCTCTGGCCAACCAGCCTTCCAAACAGGAAATATTTTTCAAGC GTATAACCCTACCTCTGGGTTTGCTTGTGTAAATGCAGCACAAGCTGGAGGGGTTTGTGCTGACTATAAAGTGCGCTTTATCTGCCCAGAAGCGTTTTGCTCAA GTTGTAGGACACCCTGGATAGATCGAGATAACCCTGGAGGCGTTGGAGACTTCGAGACCCTCAATCATATTCAGATGGAATACCCGCTACTGGTCTGCCCTCAACCCATTGCAATTGAGGTCACAACCCTTAGTGGGACCCAAGTACAGCAGACTGCAAGCATTTTTGAAGT ATTTGACCCACTACAGGGCTTTGCCTGTGTTAACGGGAATCTGTCATGTCTGGACTACAGGGTCCGTTTTACATGTCCACAGAATTTTTGCCTCCCAA AGTGTATAACTCAGTGGTTTGATCGTGATGACCCCAGTGGGGAAGGAGACTACGAGTACTTGTCTGATCTTCTCAATGAGTATCCTGGGTTAATATGTCCTAATCCAATCGGAATAGAGGTTCAGAACATCTCTGGCCAACCAGCCTTCCAAACAGGAAATATTTTTCAAGC GTATAACCCTACCTCTGGGTTTGCTTGTGTAAATGCAAACCAAGGAGGAGGGCAGTGTGCCGATTATAGGGTGCGCTTTCTCTGCCCAGATACGTTTTGCTCAA CTTGTAGGAAACCCTGGATAGATCGAGATAACCCTGGAGGTGTTGGAGACTATGAGACCCTGGCACACATTCTGGTGGAAACCCCACAACTGGCCTGTCCTCAGCCCATTGCAATTGAGGTTGCAACCATTATCGGGACCCCGAcactgccaactgaaaacaattttgaaat ATATGACCCATTACAAGGCTTTGGCTGCAGGAACACACAGCAGACTGGAGGCGACTGTCAGGACTACAAGGTCCGTTTCACATGTCCAGTGAGTTTCTGCTAG